From Acanthopagrus latus isolate v.2019 chromosome 22, fAcaLat1.1, whole genome shotgun sequence, the proteins below share one genomic window:
- the LOC119013092 gene encoding echinoderm microtubule-associated protein-like 1 translates to MAAGTLEGDSHMEELLDQDQDQDQDQGLGMEETDHGLLRRPSMKESYHSDSLLAPDTDFMTDDRSSAASGLDVADRLTYLEQRMQMQEDEIQLLKMALADVLKRLNISEEHHAAAAAGRRPAGAKARPVSLALPSRPPMVTSSTASVKKSATLPSSSTARNYSPTPPRSGVKSPLGSVKDGACKTATSRPTSSASTCKKPQDSGKSKEAAVSVGSRRVTHCKVTMQIYLSPLTRKTGSSEAAKSAAAVPANSGPAAAPQVKVSSRPPGKKTTPSFTLNLQKTTSSQNAAQEVSSYKSPLKSPSQYFQICY, encoded by the exons ATGGCTGCGGGGACACTGGAGGGGGACTCACacatggaggagctgctggaccaggaccaggaccaggaccaggaccagggcCTGGGGATGGAGGAGACGGACCACGGCCTGCTGAGGAGGCCCTCGATGAAGGAGAGCTACCACAGCGACTCCCTGCTGGCACCCGACACCGACTTCATGACAG ATGACCGCAGCTCGGCAGCCAGCGGCCTGGACGTGGCCGACCGGCTGACCTATCTGGAGCAGAGGATGCAGATGCAGGAGGATGAGATCCAGCTGTTGAAGATGGCGCTGGCCGACGTCCTCAAGAGGCTCAACATCTCCGAGGAGCACCacgctgccgccgccgctggcAGGAGGCCGGCAGGGGCTAAAG CGAGGCCAGTGTCCCTCGCTCTGCCCTCCAGACCGCCCATGGTGACCTCCAGCACCGCCTCCGTGAAGAAGAGCGCCACGCTGCCCTCCAGCTCCACGGCCAGGAACTACAGCCCAACGCCACCTCGGAG CGGTGTGAAGAGCCCACTCGGCAGTGTGAAGGACGGAGCCTGTAAGACGGCTACGTCACGACCCACGTCCTCCGCCTCCACCTGTAAGAAACCTCAGGACAG CGGCAAGTCCAAGGAGGCTGCAGTGAGCGTAG GGTCGAGGCGTGTGACACACTGCAAAG TGACTATGCAGATCTATCTGAGCCCCCTCACAAGAAAGACTGGGTCTTCTGAGGCCGCCAAGTCGGCGGCGGCGGTGCCAGCCAACAGCGGGCCCGCGGCCGCGCCTCAGGTGAAGGTGAGCAGCAGGCCGCCGGGGAAGAAGACGACCCCGTCCTTCACCTTGAACCTGCAGAAGACAACATCCAGCCAGAACGCAGCGCAGGAAGTGTCCAGCTACAAGAGCCCGCTCAAATCCCCCAGCCAGTACTTTCAGATCTGCTACTGA